The window CCTATCGCATAGAGCCGGTAGCCGCCCATAGCGAACACAAGCAGCGAAGAGATAAAAAAGAGCGCCGCGAGTGAGAAGAGAATATAATGGCGCGGGCTTCTCTCCTGCTCCGCCTGCTGTTCCTGCTTATTTGTACGAAGATCAAGTTTTACGACCATGGCCTCACCTCAGCGCAAGTCCGACGGCAATGTCCCAGCCGCCGTTATTTTCGAAGCTGATGCCGTGGACCTTCATCGGGTCTATGAGCATGACCGATTCCATCGACGTCGATTCCTTAAGAAGGCCGCAGAGATAAGAAGAGGCCCCGGGGCCGAAAAGGTAAATCGAATCGGCGCTGAAGGAGCGGTTCTGCGACATCGCGAACTGCAGCGAGGAACGTATCTCGCGGACAAAGGAGAAGGCGTGCTCTCTGTAAGCCTCGCTCTCAAAACCTCCGTCAAGGATATCCGCGCCGAAGCCGGAGGAGATATTACGGTAAAATATCCCGCAGCCCTTCCAGGAGAGAATCAGAACCGAACGCAGATTTCCCGCGTAGATATAGGCGCAGCCCGCGTCAATCGCCACCGGCGGATTAGCGGCGCGCTCAAGGGCGATCTGAGAGGGCTCCAGGGCGGCGAGCCTGATGCCGTGAGCCGCGGCGGCGCGGGAAATATTTTCGAC is drawn from Cloacibacillus porcorum and contains these coding sequences:
- the pilM gene encoding type IV pilus biogenesis protein PilM, which produces MGFFSKKKTISAGLVLDVGSFRYLSIEGGDGFYNVVDSLSGSIPAEYGSSEDPFSDSGGYLGSVFDYIAKSAGGFNVAVNFALPVTESLLRIVNLPGMTLAEARMAFRYEFENYFPFPEKDGVYDIAEIEYPVREDLSEKRFLVAAARRPLVENISRAAAAHGIRLAALEPSQIALERAANPPVAIDAGCAYIYAGNLRSVLILSWKGCGIFYRNISSGFGADILDGGFESEAYREHAFSFVREIRSSLQFAMSQNRSFSADSIYLFGPGASSYLCGLLKESTSMESVMLIDPMKVHGISFENNGGWDIAVGLALR